A portion of the Solea senegalensis isolate Sse05_10M linkage group LG17, IFAPA_SoseM_1, whole genome shotgun sequence genome contains these proteins:
- the ufl1 gene encoding E3 UFM1-protein ligase 1, which produces MAADWEEIRRLAADFQRAQFADTVQRLSERNCIEIITKLVQDKKLDVVHTLDGKEYITPAQIGREIRDELYVHGGRINIVDLQQIINVDWAHVENKASDIAKSDKGVQLILGQLIDDSYLDRLAEEVNDKLQAAGLISIAELCKSYDLPGDFLTEELSKRLGKLIQGEMDQYNRGVIFTPAFVARHKARIRGLFSAITRPTPVSSMIGTFGFQEHLLYSVLEELVNTGRLKGSIVGGRQDKAVYIPDIYAKTQNAWVDSFIQQNGYLEFDALVRLGIPDPSSYIKKRYKSNKLLFLRAACVGQTLVDQVEASVEEAVNSATWSDIQPILPSCLSMEDVGILINQAMRNTDIQSSARVLGGTVVVSEKFISNCLSLFDDAMQQKAQKEVKNNPVFVITEDDLKQVSMLTESSAPSKKEKKEAERRKKATEGSGSVKSGGGGNAREIRIRKTKKKGRRDEDSDEENGPSQQNRSKHTEAPFMAQEEIVAVLEKRVSDCPEEILSELADHLVRPLTKAYQEVLRTVFMSSTSSSSGANKKKSMKDLQEEITNFYNNIRLFDKGTKLFSDETQVHIAKHVLKTVCTDVANILVNFLAGDLMMSVENPSSITNEIRVKILGKLSEETKGPLMKLHNCLNGKSIEDFVTNIEICAEVCGFMLKKGDKKKERQVLFQHRQALIEQLKQTEDAALVLHLTSVLLFQTSTNCMLHAPGRCVPQIIGTLTGRISTEQQQLLSSYQSLVVKQLVSQSQGRKEEEEEEEDARSVRTQLLTLMPQVKALVLSQRKASINED; this is translated from the exons ATGGCGGCAGACTGGGAGGAAATTCGCCGGCTTGCCGCGGACTTCCAGAGAGCACAGTTTGCTGACACAGTGCAAAG GCTGTCAGAGAGGAACTGTATTGAAATCATTACCAAACTGGTTCAGGATAAGAAGCTGGACGTGGTGCACACACTAGATGGGAAGGAGTACATTACACCGGCACAGATTGGCAGAGAGATCCGAGATGAGCTCTATGTCCATGGAG GGCGAATCAACATTGTTGACCTGCAGCAg ATTATCAATGTGGACTGGGcccatgtggaaaataaagcaAGTGACATAGCAAAGTCTGATAAGGGGGTTCAGCTCATACTGGGACAACTTATTGATGA CTCGTACCTGGACCGTTTAGCTGAGGAGGTGAACGACAAACTGCAGGCGGCTGGTCTGATCAGCATCGCTGAGCTGTGCAAAAGCTACGACCTCCCAGGAGATTTCCTAACAGAG GAGCTTTCAAAGCGTCTGGGGAAATTAATCCAGGGAGAAATGGACCAGTACAACAGAGGAGTTATATTTACACCAGCTTTTGTCGCACGGCATAAAGCCAGAATACGAGGGCTCTTCAGTGCCATCACAAG GCCAACACCTGTCAGCAGCATGATCGGAACATTTGGATTTCAAGAGCATCTTCTCTACT CTGTTCTGGAGGAGTTGGTGAACACTGGACGTCTAAAGGGAAGCATCGTCGGAGGTCGTCAGGACAAAGCTGTGTACATCCCCGACATTTACGCCAAAACGCAGAATGCCTGGGTTGACTCTTTCATCCAGCAGAATGGATATTTAG AGTTTGATGCGTTGGTCAGGCTGGGGATCCCTGACCCGTCCAGCTACATCAAGAAACGCTACAAATCCAACAAGCTGCTGTTCCTCAGGGCGGCCTGCGTGGGTCAAACTCTGGTCGACCAGGTGGAGGCGTCGGTGGAGGAAGCTGTCAACTCTGCCACATGGAGTGACATACAg CCAATTCTGCCCAGTTGCCTGTCCATGGAGGATGTCGGGATTTTGATCAACCAGGCCATGAGGAACACAGACATCCAGTCCTCTGCCAGAGTGCTGGGAGGCACCGTGGTCGTCAGTGAGAAGTTCATCAGCAACTGCCTCTCCCTGTTTGATGACGCCATGCAGCAGAAAGCTCAGAAG GAAGTCAAGAACAACCCAGTGTTTGTGATCACTGAAGATGATTTGAAGCAGGTGTCCATGCTGACTGAGAGCTCAGCGCCTtctaaaaaggaaaagaaagaagctgaGCGCAGGAAGAAAGCAACAG AGGGCAGCGGCAGCGTCAAATCAGGCGGCGGAGGCAACGCCAGGGAGATCCGGATCCGTAAAACTAAGAAGAAAGGAAGGCGAGACGAGGACAGCGATGAGGAGAACGGACCTTCACAGCAAA ATCGCAGCAAACACACCGAAGCGCCCTTTATGGCCCAGGAGGAGATTGTGGCTGTTTTAGAGAAGAGAGTGAGCGACTGCCCTGAAGAAATCCTCTCTGAGCTGGCCGACCACTTAGTAAG GCCTCTGACCAAAGCCTATCAGGAGGTGCTGCGCACAgtcttcatgtcctccaccAGCTCCTCATCAGGAGCCAACAAGAAGAAGAGCATGAAGGATCTACAGGAGGAGATCACCAACTTCTACAACAACATCCGACTCTTTGACAAGGGAACCAAGCTCTTCTCTG ATGAAACCCAGGTGCACATTGCCAAGCACGTCCTGAAGACTGTGTGCACAGATGTCGCCAACATTCTGGTTAACTTCCTGGCTGGTGACCTGATGATGTCTGTGGAGAATCCCAGCTCCATCACCAACGAG ATCAGAGTGAAGATTTTGGGCAAACTGTCGGAGGAGACCAAAGGTCCACTCATGAAGCTGCACAACTGCCTGAATGGCAAA tCCATCGAAGACTTTGTGACCAACATTGAGATCTGTGCCGAGGTGTGTGGATTCATGCTGAAGAAGGGAgacaagaagaaggagag ACAAGTCCTGTTCCAGCACCGTCAGGCTCTCATCGAGCAGCTGAAGCAGACCGAGGACGCGGCTCTGGTTCTGCACCTGACCAGTGTGCTGCTGTTCCAGACCAGCACCAACTGTATGCTGCACGCTCCGGGACGCTGCGTGCCTCAGATCATCGGCACGCTCACGGGGCGAATATCCACG gagcagcagcagctgctgtcgTCCTACCAGAGCCTGGTGGTGAAGCAGCTGGTGAGCCAGAGTCAGggcaggaaggaggaggaggaggaggaggaggacgcccGCAGCGTCCGCACACAGCTCCTGACCCTGATGCCTCAGGTGAAGGCGTTGGTTCTGTCCCAGAGGAAGGCGTCCATCAACGAGGACTAA